From a single Pedosphaera parvula Ellin514 genomic region:
- a CDS encoding DUF4038 domain-containing protein: protein MKRTSWRLWRFLSIICFFLSNTCFCQAKVIPWPVIAKWGVFEKEFRSSVTYANPLQDITLSVEFTSPQGEKIKTYGFWDGARIWKFRFSPDQAGKWTYQTSCSDAANTNLNKVIGEFLCVKTTRKSRFDLHGPIQLSHDQVCLEHQDHTPFLWLADIAWSGALLSKSTEWETYAGQRAKQSFTAVQWVAAPGRNSRNQSVFESTSTTLTINLNLFQQLDSRIETLNRAGLLSAILPLRDLEAQAPGLETIPEEQAVQLLRYMVARWGAYNVAWIIMCEGDNLSTQVARWKRVGRSVFANQHHAPVILHPGTTYWVLDEFRAEPWVDVLSYQSGQEADDNALQWLLAGPLAIDWQRVPLKPFINLAPYYENSSAPASVTQTSMVRRLIYWSLLNAPTAGVSYGADGVWNWQKEAANKRPNSNAGSPVWQKNLTMPVAEQMKIVGQIFNSIEFWRLRPAPGMLVVQPGDEHPARHISATQSSLKDLSVIYIPEERSVDLKATTIPTPLKATWINARTGDRMDAVGYVAGPICRFITPQPGDWLLLIQPDPLPSAH, encoded by the coding sequence ATGAAGCGTACGTCTTGGCGGCTTTGGCGTTTTTTGTCCATTATTTGCTTTTTTCTCTCAAATACCTGCTTCTGCCAGGCAAAGGTCATCCCTTGGCCTGTGATTGCAAAGTGGGGTGTTTTTGAGAAGGAATTCAGGAGTTCGGTTACCTATGCCAATCCTTTGCAGGACATCACGCTAAGCGTTGAATTTACCTCTCCGCAGGGTGAAAAAATTAAAACGTATGGTTTCTGGGATGGAGCACGTATCTGGAAGTTCCGCTTCTCTCCCGATCAAGCGGGCAAATGGACATATCAAACCTCTTGTTCCGATGCCGCCAATACCAACTTGAATAAGGTAATAGGCGAATTCCTCTGCGTTAAGACCACCCGCAAATCACGCTTTGATCTTCATGGGCCCATCCAATTGTCACACGATCAGGTTTGTCTCGAACACCAGGATCATACTCCGTTTCTGTGGTTGGCAGATATCGCCTGGAGCGGCGCACTGCTTTCGAAATCTACCGAGTGGGAAACGTACGCCGGACAACGGGCAAAACAGAGCTTCACGGCCGTTCAGTGGGTGGCTGCTCCCGGTAGGAATTCCAGAAATCAAAGCGTTTTCGAAAGCACCTCTACAACCCTCACCATCAACCTCAACCTCTTTCAGCAGCTCGATTCAAGGATCGAAACCCTCAACCGCGCAGGTCTGTTGAGCGCAATTCTTCCGCTGCGAGATTTAGAGGCGCAAGCCCCTGGCTTGGAAACCATTCCCGAGGAACAAGCGGTTCAGCTTCTCCGTTACATGGTCGCCCGCTGGGGAGCTTACAATGTGGCATGGATAATCATGTGCGAGGGCGATAATCTGAGCACTCAAGTGGCACGTTGGAAACGCGTCGGACGAAGTGTGTTCGCGAATCAGCACCACGCGCCGGTAATTTTGCACCCCGGAACAACTTACTGGGTGTTGGATGAATTCCGTGCTGAACCCTGGGTTGATGTTTTAAGTTACCAAAGTGGGCAGGAAGCGGACGACAACGCTCTGCAATGGCTTCTTGCTGGTCCATTGGCGATAGACTGGCAACGGGTTCCCTTGAAACCGTTCATTAATCTGGCCCCTTATTACGAGAACTCGTCTGCCCCAGCCTCTGTTACACAGACCTCCATGGTCCGCCGCCTCATTTATTGGAGCCTGCTCAATGCACCCACTGCCGGGGTCAGCTACGGTGCTGACGGAGTTTGGAATTGGCAAAAGGAGGCTGCAAATAAAAGACCAAACTCAAACGCTGGGTCTCCTGTCTGGCAAAAGAACCTCACAATGCCTGTTGCGGAACAAATGAAAATAGTTGGGCAAATTTTTAACTCCATCGAGTTCTGGCGGCTAAGACCCGCACCCGGGATGCTCGTCGTGCAACCGGGTGATGAACATCCGGCCCGACACATATCCGCTACGCAAAGCTCCCTCAAGGATTTATCGGTGATCTATATTCCGGAAGAACGCTCAGTCGATTTGAAAGCAACCACGATTCCAACCCCATTGAAAGCCACCTGGATTAATGCACGAACTGGCGATCGCATGGATGCTGTCGGATACGTAGCCGGACCAATCTGCCGGTTCATTACTCCTCAGCCCGGCGACTGGCTTTTGCTAATCCAACCAGATCCTTTACCATCAGCACATTGA
- a CDS encoding anhydro-N-acetylmuramic acid kinase has translation MRKRIQRRRNARHFIGLMSGTSTDGIDAVVASVSGTARGLKAQLMAHVQYPWPKALRERILCACLHGTVAEICELNFLLGEHFARAALAVIQKAGLKPGEIAAIGSHGQTVHHLPRAKTPSTLQIAEPAVIAERTGITTVADFRVRDMAAGGQGAPLVPYVDWAIHADKKHPRILQNIGGIGNLTYLPPNARLDQVQAFDTGPGNMVMDAVVMALSSGRFTYDRGGSWAARGKVSEKLLSRLLRHPFLARKPPKTTGREEFGAPFVQSLLNAARELRLKDEDIIATATMFTAASIAQAYQKFIFPKISAKLIKDMQVILGGGGAKNPTLQNMLAELISPVTVLTQDDLGNSSAAKEALAFAILAHETLNHRPSNVPSATGAKRSVVLGKIVPGNSWKE, from the coding sequence ATGCGCAAAAGAATTCAGCGCCGACGAAATGCTCGCCATTTCATCGGGTTAATGTCGGGCACATCGACTGACGGGATTGATGCTGTGGTTGCAAGTGTTTCGGGCACAGCGCGCGGACTTAAGGCGCAATTGATGGCGCATGTACAGTATCCCTGGCCCAAAGCACTGCGTGAACGGATTCTATGTGCCTGCCTGCATGGAACGGTCGCAGAAATCTGTGAGCTAAATTTTCTACTCGGTGAACACTTCGCTCGCGCAGCTTTGGCAGTGATTCAAAAAGCTGGCTTGAAACCCGGGGAAATTGCCGCAATTGGGTCTCATGGTCAGACTGTCCATCATTTGCCGCGTGCCAAAACTCCCTCCACCTTGCAAATTGCCGAGCCTGCAGTCATCGCTGAAAGAACTGGCATCACTACCGTCGCTGATTTTCGTGTTCGCGATATGGCTGCCGGAGGACAGGGGGCGCCATTGGTTCCATATGTCGATTGGGCAATTCATGCCGATAAAAAACATCCGCGAATTTTGCAGAATATTGGAGGAATTGGGAATCTCACCTACCTGCCTCCCAATGCCAGATTGGATCAAGTCCAAGCCTTCGACACGGGGCCTGGTAACATGGTGATGGATGCTGTAGTAATGGCTTTGAGTTCCGGGCGGTTTACCTATGATCGTGGAGGCTCCTGGGCTGCTCGCGGAAAAGTTTCTGAAAAACTGTTAAGTCGATTACTGCGCCATCCATTTCTCGCTCGCAAACCACCTAAAACCACCGGTCGTGAAGAGTTTGGCGCGCCTTTTGTGCAATCGCTTTTGAATGCGGCGCGCGAGCTGCGCCTGAAAGATGAAGACATCATTGCCACCGCCACGATGTTTACTGCCGCCAGTATAGCACAAGCTTATCAAAAGTTCATTTTCCCGAAGATTTCCGCCAAACTGATTAAAGATATGCAAGTCATCCTGGGTGGGGGAGGAGCTAAAAATCCCACACTTCAAAACATGTTGGCGGAATTGATTTCTCCGGTAACTGTTCTGACGCAGGACGATTTGGGCAATTCGAGTGCAGCCAAGGAAGCGCTGGCCTTCGCCATCCTGGCGCATGAAACCTTAAACCATCGGCCTTCGAACGTACCGTCTGCTACTGGAGCCAAACGGTCGGTTGTTTTAGGCAAGATTGTTCCGGGTAATTCCTGGAAGGAATAG
- a CDS encoding dodecin — MTDHVYKKIEIVGSSSTSLEDAVNNAVTVAGQSVRNMRWFEVVETRGQIEDNKINHWQVTVKIGFTIERTA; from the coding sequence ATGACAGACCATGTTTACAAGAAAATTGAAATTGTCGGATCATCTTCCACAAGCCTGGAGGATGCGGTTAACAATGCTGTGACAGTTGCCGGGCAGAGTGTGCGAAACATGCGTTGGTTCGAGGTGGTTGAAACACGTGGCCAGATCGAAGATAACAAAATAAACCATTGGCAGGTCACAGTGAAAATCGGCTTCACGATTGAGAGAACGGCTTGA
- a CDS encoding DUF2959 domain-containing protein yields the protein MKHRLWLGILFSMLLICGCRGAYYSTMETFGVYKRDILKKKVLEARDDQKAASQQFTNALTHLKELYGYQGGNLEKTYNVLNRDYERSVERANAVHDRIKQMETVAGDLFTEWEKEIHQISSPTLQQGSRDKLRETRARYDDLHEALKRAERSMDPVLTQFHDQVLYLKHNLNAAAIGSLQGESANIQADITKLLADMNASIAEADRFIQNLH from the coding sequence ATGAAGCATCGCCTTTGGCTGGGGATTCTCTTTTCCATGCTCCTCATTTGCGGTTGTCGCGGTGCGTACTATTCAACCATGGAAACCTTCGGGGTTTATAAACGAGACATTTTGAAAAAGAAGGTGCTGGAAGCGCGCGACGACCAGAAGGCGGCCAGTCAGCAGTTCACCAACGCCTTGACGCATCTGAAGGAATTGTATGGCTACCAGGGGGGCAATCTTGAAAAAACCTACAATGTGCTGAATCGAGATTATGAGCGTTCTGTGGAGCGTGCTAATGCGGTTCATGACCGGATCAAACAGATGGAAACGGTCGCCGGGGACCTCTTCACAGAATGGGAAAAGGAAATTCACCAAATCTCCTCTCCTACCCTTCAGCAAGGCAGTCGGGACAAATTACGAGAAACACGGGCGAGATACGATGATCTGCATGAAGCATTAAAGCGGGCGGAACGAAGCATGGATCCGGTTTTAACGCAATTTCACGATCAAGTATTGTATCTCAAACACAACCTGAATGCGGCAGCAATCGGATCTTTGCAGGGTGAGTCTGCCAACATTCAGGCTGATATCACCAAATTACTGGCGGATATGAACGCCTCCATAGCTGAGGCCGATCGCTTTATTCAGAACCTGCATTAG
- a CDS encoding DNA-3-methyladenine glycosylase, with amino-acid sequence MSKFVPLPRSFYQPAADEVAPALLGHWLIRNTPHGPCGGPIVEVEAYLTDDPACHAFGGKTERNKAMWGPPGHGYVYLIYGYHCCFNAVCQPPGVGEAVLIRALEPEIGEDFMHQQRPVADRKHLTNGPAKLCTALQIDRNLDGTDLCHSESPLFIARNPDRKAYINDRGPIVTTTRIGITKAADKPWRFYLDASPFVSRRISRARKSLPAGS; translated from the coding sequence ATGAGCAAATTTGTGCCGTTACCTCGATCCTTTTATCAACCGGCAGCAGATGAAGTAGCACCGGCACTTCTGGGCCACTGGCTCATTCGGAATACCCCACACGGGCCGTGTGGAGGACCAATTGTGGAGGTGGAAGCCTACCTGACCGATGATCCCGCCTGTCACGCTTTTGGTGGAAAGACGGAGCGCAACAAAGCGATGTGGGGGCCGCCAGGCCATGGTTACGTCTATCTTATTTATGGCTACCATTGCTGCTTCAATGCCGTGTGCCAGCCTCCAGGCGTAGGGGAGGCAGTGCTGATTCGTGCTCTGGAGCCGGAAATTGGGGAGGATTTCATGCATCAACAGCGCCCGGTGGCAGATCGTAAACATTTGACCAATGGACCCGCCAAGTTATGCACGGCTTTGCAAATAGATCGCAACCTGGACGGAACGGATTTATGCCATTCGGAGTCTCCTCTATTCATCGCCCGAAATCCGGATCGGAAAGCGTACATAAATGACCGGGGACCAATCGTGACAACCACACGAATAGGAATTACCAAAGCAGCAGATAAGCCATGGCGATTCTACCTCGATGCCAGCCCTTTCGTATCGCGCCGAATTTCCCGTGCGAGAAAGTCCCTACCCGCTGGCAGTTAG
- a CDS encoding DUF488 family protein, whose amino-acid sequence MKHIVVAMISPSKEIWTIGHSTRSLAEFTALLKQNQIESLADIRRFPGSRRYPQFGRDQLAMGLQNEGIAYEHFEKLGGRRAPVPDSPNTAWRNTGFRGYADYMVTAAFDEGIRRLIILAAAKRTVIMCAEAVWWQCHRSLIADYLKASGMAVWHIIGASKVELHPYTSPAHLIDGRLSYRKEDFQRELPLL is encoded by the coding sequence TTGAAGCATATTGTCGTTGCAATGATTTCTCCCTCAAAAGAGATTTGGACAATCGGCCATTCAACTCGAAGTCTGGCGGAATTTACCGCCCTCCTCAAACAAAACCAAATTGAATCATTGGCTGATATAAGGCGCTTTCCGGGCTCAAGGCGATATCCACAATTTGGGAGAGACCAGCTTGCTATGGGACTACAAAACGAAGGTATCGCTTATGAGCATTTTGAAAAACTTGGTGGTCGTCGTGCCCCAGTGCCCGACTCTCCAAATACCGCCTGGCGCAACACAGGGTTTCGCGGTTATGCGGATTACATGGTGACGGCGGCTTTCGATGAGGGAATTCGGCGCCTTATCATTTTGGCCGCGGCCAAACGCACTGTGATCATGTGCGCAGAAGCTGTATGGTGGCAATGTCACCGCTCCCTCATTGCCGACTACCTCAAAGCTTCAGGAATGGCTGTGTGGCACATCATTGGTGCTTCCAAAGTAGAATTGCATCCATACACGTCTCCAGCGCACCTTATTGATGGTCGTCTTTCCTACCGAAAGGAAGATTTCCAGCGGGAACTCCCATTGCTATGA
- a CDS encoding DNA topoisomerase IB — MPDPVESAKIVRLRYVTDDTSGISREKAGDDFRFIDAEGKRVTDEKTLDRINSLAIPPAWTEVWICPYANGHLQATGRDARKRKQHRYHPKWREIRDQNKYAQMIAFAKALPQIRQRVDADLALSGFPRAKVLATVVKLLEVTLIRVGNEEYAKENRSYGLTTLKDRHVDISGSKLHFHFKGKSGKNHEIDIHDRKLAKIVKGVQDLPGQELFQYIDDDGQRKQVDSDDVNTYLKEITGEDFTAKCFRTWAGTILAAQALQEFKKCDSEVEAKKNVIQAIKSVSQRLGNTPTICRKCYVHPAILELYMDAALVETLTQQAGKVLSESLQELSPQEAAVLAMLEKRLEREKGAANHSNGSSRWKSSFR; from the coding sequence ATGCCGGATCCCGTTGAATCCGCTAAAATTGTTCGATTGCGGTATGTAACTGATGATACGTCGGGGATTTCGAGAGAGAAAGCGGGCGATGATTTTCGTTTCATCGATGCGGAAGGCAAACGAGTGACGGATGAAAAAACCTTGGACCGGATCAATTCCCTGGCAATCCCACCGGCTTGGACCGAGGTTTGGATCTGTCCTTACGCGAATGGCCACCTGCAGGCTACCGGACGTGACGCGCGCAAGCGAAAACAGCATCGTTATCATCCGAAGTGGCGGGAAATCCGCGATCAAAACAAATATGCCCAAATGATAGCTTTTGCAAAAGCTTTGCCCCAAATTCGGCAGCGAGTGGATGCGGATCTTGCGCTGTCGGGATTTCCTCGGGCTAAGGTGCTGGCCACCGTGGTAAAGCTTTTGGAAGTTACCCTGATTCGCGTAGGCAACGAGGAGTATGCGAAGGAGAATCGTTCTTATGGGCTGACTACCTTGAAAGATCGGCATGTGGATATTTCCGGATCAAAGCTTCATTTTCATTTTAAAGGCAAGAGTGGCAAGAATCATGAGATTGACATTCACGATCGAAAATTGGCGAAAATCGTCAAAGGAGTGCAGGACCTGCCCGGACAGGAACTTTTTCAATACATTGACGATGACGGTCAAAGAAAGCAGGTCGATTCGGATGATGTTAACACATATTTAAAGGAAATTACTGGTGAGGACTTTACCGCGAAATGCTTTCGCACCTGGGCTGGGACAATCCTGGCTGCTCAAGCGCTTCAGGAATTTAAAAAGTGCGATAGCGAGGTGGAGGCGAAAAAGAACGTTATACAGGCCATTAAATCAGTTTCTCAACGCCTTGGGAATACTCCGACGATTTGCCGAAAATGTTATGTGCATCCTGCAATTCTGGAATTGTACATGGATGCCGCGCTGGTGGAAACATTGACTCAACAAGCAGGAAAGGTCCTCTCCGAATCTCTACAGGAATTGAGTCCGCAGGAAGCCGCTGTTTTGGCCATGCTTGAAAAACGTTTGGAAAGGGAGAAAGGTGCAGCCAATCATAGCAATGGGAGTTCCCGCTGGAAATCTTCCTTTCGGTAG
- a CDS encoding AI-2E family transporter, producing MTNRSSSSSSSSSGSAAMLAVVIVVAALYFARKVFVPLALALLFSFLLGPLVIHLRRWHFGRLHSVLVVVVLSFSLVGAIGALMFFQTADVIRKLPQYQENIHKKLLSFHIGQEGKFSRINRTIAEFQKDITPPPGIQPQQPQPAGTQKPVPVEIKGGTLSPVEVIQKIMGSLLGIAINAFVVVFFVIFMLMEREDMRDRLIRMIGTGKLNTTTQLLDDAGQRVSRYLRVQLMVNATYGILAGIGLYFIGIPNALLWGLLAGIFRYIPYAGIWVAVTMPFALGLAVDPGWTKPLLTIGLFGALELTVANLLEPWLYGTSTGITPLAVLFAAVFWTWLWGPVGLLLSTPLTVCLVTMGRYIPALSFINILLGDEPVLSPPARFYQRLLAMDQEEAAEISEQYLKEKSLAELYDDMVIPALTLAEADRQRGALDDLKHRQIVQTVRFLVDDLADYSQEVKERFESEHACGSALPADHHGAETVINAFPVLCVPARNEADEIAATMLSQLLDERGIPVKVVPASAFISEKADLIKNEKANVVCISAVAPSRSLHARHLLKRLATDLPESRIIVGLWNEKQDAQEIRRRFPAVSPDNIVTSLKLAVERILPLATTSAGPGYSSQIPNRTICLIELCLQCRIPLNPLKLFDCGM from the coding sequence ATGACCAATCGCTCCTCTTCTTCTTCTTCTTCTTCTTCAGGAAGCGCGGCCATGTTGGCCGTGGTCATTGTGGTCGCTGCACTTTATTTCGCCCGGAAAGTGTTCGTTCCCCTTGCCCTGGCATTGCTGTTTAGTTTTCTCCTTGGTCCCCTTGTTATCCATCTTCGGCGCTGGCACTTTGGCCGCCTCCATTCGGTGTTGGTGGTTGTTGTGTTATCCTTCTCCCTGGTTGGAGCGATAGGCGCGTTGATGTTTTTTCAAACGGCCGATGTCATTCGCAAACTGCCGCAATACCAGGAGAACATCCATAAAAAACTCTTATCTTTTCACATTGGACAAGAGGGAAAGTTCAGTCGAATAAATCGGACGATCGCTGAATTTCAGAAGGACATAACGCCGCCTCCCGGAATCCAGCCACAGCAACCCCAACCAGCGGGCACGCAAAAGCCTGTTCCCGTGGAGATCAAGGGGGGAACACTGTCGCCGGTGGAAGTAATCCAAAAAATAATGGGTTCACTTTTGGGCATTGCCATCAACGCTTTTGTAGTGGTGTTTTTTGTGATCTTCATGCTGATGGAGCGGGAGGACATGCGGGATCGACTCATCCGAATGATTGGCACCGGAAAATTGAACACAACCACGCAGTTGTTGGATGATGCCGGACAGAGAGTCAGCCGTTACCTCCGTGTGCAATTGATGGTGAACGCCACTTATGGGATTTTGGCCGGGATAGGATTGTATTTCATTGGAATTCCGAACGCATTGTTGTGGGGACTGCTGGCCGGAATTTTTCGTTATATTCCCTACGCGGGGATTTGGGTCGCTGTGACAATGCCTTTCGCTCTTGGGCTGGCTGTGGATCCCGGTTGGACCAAACCGCTGCTCACAATCGGGCTATTCGGAGCATTGGAGCTTACGGTCGCGAATCTTTTGGAACCATGGCTGTACGGGACATCCACCGGTATAACGCCATTGGCGGTGCTTTTCGCCGCGGTGTTCTGGACCTGGTTATGGGGGCCCGTTGGATTGCTTCTTTCCACACCCCTGACTGTCTGTCTGGTCACGATGGGAAGGTACATTCCAGCTCTGAGCTTCATAAATATCCTTTTGGGTGATGAACCCGTTCTCAGCCCGCCTGCAAGGTTTTATCAGCGCCTATTGGCCATGGATCAAGAGGAGGCTGCGGAAATCAGCGAGCAGTATCTTAAGGAAAAATCGCTGGCTGAACTTTATGATGACATGGTAATACCCGCTTTAACATTGGCTGAAGCAGACCGCCAGCGTGGAGCCCTGGACGATCTTAAGCATAGACAAATCGTGCAGACGGTCCGGTTCCTGGTGGATGACCTGGCCGATTACAGCCAGGAGGTCAAGGAACGATTTGAAAGCGAGCATGCGTGTGGCTCCGCACTGCCGGCAGATCACCATGGCGCGGAAACTGTCATTAATGCCTTTCCAGTTCTATGTGTGCCTGCGCGAAACGAAGCGGATGAAATTGCAGCCACAATGTTGTCTCAGTTGTTGGATGAGCGGGGCATTCCGGTGAAGGTGGTCCCAGCTTCCGCCTTCATTTCAGAAAAGGCGGACTTAATTAAGAATGAAAAGGCGAATGTTGTCTGTATCTCCGCCGTCGCTCCCTCTCGGTCGCTTCATGCCCGGCATCTTCTGAAGCGTTTGGCGACCGACCTGCCCGAGAGTAGGATCATAGTTGGTTTGTGGAACGAAAAACAGGATGCTCAGGAGATCCGAAGGCGTTTTCCTGCGGTATCACCGGACAACATCGTGACCAGTCTGAAACTAGCGGTGGAGCGAATCTTACCCCTTGCGACAACCAGCGCAGGGCCGGGATACAGTTCCCAAATCCCGAACCGCACAATATGTCTGATAGAGCTTTGCTTACAATGCCGGATCCCGTTGAATCCGCTAAAATTGTTCGATTGCGGTATGTAA
- a CDS encoding phosphoribosyltransferase: MTVTAQFQDRYEAGQFLAAKLTQFNDDPSVLVLALPRGGVPVAYEVARLLNAPMDVFLVRKMGVPGYEELAMGAVASGGVRVLNDEVIQRLGISERMIEAMAQEKLQELERRELIYRGNREAIPIEGRTVILVDDGLATGASMRAAVHAVRKRGPKSVNIAVPIGSADTCIQLRNEADTVICALTPEPFYAVGAWYSDFIQIPDGEVSRLLDHAAHERRVRQVRAKNDRLSIQEDLMA; encoded by the coding sequence ATGACTGTAACCGCCCAATTCCAGGATCGGTATGAAGCCGGCCAATTTTTGGCAGCCAAACTCACGCAATTTAATGATGATCCCTCAGTATTGGTTTTGGCACTACCACGTGGCGGGGTTCCGGTTGCCTACGAAGTGGCTCGGTTATTAAATGCCCCAATGGATGTTTTTCTCGTCCGGAAAATGGGTGTGCCTGGATATGAAGAACTGGCCATGGGTGCAGTCGCTTCCGGCGGCGTGCGTGTTCTTAACGATGAAGTCATTCAACGTCTGGGGATTTCCGAGCGCATGATCGAAGCGATGGCCCAGGAAAAATTGCAGGAGTTGGAGCGCAGGGAGCTTATCTATCGCGGCAACCGTGAGGCCATCCCCATTGAGGGACGCACAGTAATCCTGGTTGATGATGGTCTGGCTACTGGCGCGAGCATGCGGGCGGCAGTGCATGCCGTTCGCAAGCGGGGACCCAAATCTGTTAACATTGCAGTGCCAATTGGTTCGGCAGATACCTGTATCCAACTGAGAAACGAAGCTGATACGGTTATTTGTGCGCTAACTCCTGAACCCTTTTATGCAGTTGGGGCCTGGTATTCGGACTTTATTCAAATTCCAGATGGAGAGGTTAGCCGACTTCTCGACCATGCTGCTCACGAAAGACGGGTGCGACAGGTGAGGGCAAAGAACGACCGGCTTTCCATACAGGAAGACCTGATGGCCTAG
- a CDS encoding dienelactone hydrolase family protein, with protein sequence MQTNQVIIPVGPVQLEGEVAIPPEPRGLVVFAHGSGSSRHSPRNHYVARVLNEAGIGTLLFDLLTAQEEELEAYTRHLRFDIDLLASRLAEATHWVLEQEFARHLSIGYFGSSTGAAAALVAGAELGDKINSIVSRGGRPDLAGSALEKVTAATLLIVGGNDQPVITLNEEAYARLQCEKILKLIPGATHLFTETGALERVSRLASEWFVNHLHPLEHHPL encoded by the coding sequence ATGCAAACGAATCAGGTAATTATTCCAGTTGGACCGGTCCAACTGGAAGGCGAAGTGGCCATACCGCCTGAGCCGAGGGGACTTGTGGTGTTCGCGCACGGCAGTGGCAGCAGCAGGCATAGTCCCCGGAATCATTACGTGGCCCGGGTTCTTAACGAGGCGGGAATTGGGACATTACTTTTTGACCTGCTCACTGCGCAAGAGGAGGAACTTGAGGCATATACCCGGCATCTGCGGTTTGATATTGATCTTCTGGCTAGCCGACTGGCCGAGGCAACACACTGGGTTCTTGAGCAGGAGTTTGCCCGACATTTAAGTATTGGTTACTTCGGCTCCAGTACCGGGGCGGCGGCGGCATTGGTGGCAGGGGCTGAACTCGGAGACAAGATCAACTCCATCGTGTCCAGGGGAGGGCGACCCGACCTTGCCGGGAGCGCTCTCGAAAAGGTAACTGCAGCAACACTGCTCATTGTCGGGGGTAATGACCAGCCAGTAATCACCTTAAACGAAGAGGCATACGCACGGCTTCAGTGCGAAAAGATTTTGAAACTCATACCCGGTGCCACCCACTTATTTACAGAAACCGGGGCATTGGAACGAGTATCCCGCCTTGCTTCAGAATGGTTTGTAAATCATCTGCATCCACTCGAACACCATCCCTTATGA
- a CDS encoding peptide chain release factor family protein produces MEKIFALNEAELEETFSRSSGPGGQNVNKVATRVTLRHLPTNVTVSVQDSRSQFMNRQLARERLLLALQNRHQEAKDAEKHRRAKLRRQQARRPTGLKERILESKHRRSKVKRDRKWSSD; encoded by the coding sequence ATGGAAAAGATTTTTGCATTGAATGAAGCGGAACTGGAAGAAACCTTCAGCCGTTCATCCGGCCCGGGTGGACAGAACGTGAACAAGGTGGCAACCCGTGTGACCTTGCGTCATCTCCCTACAAACGTAACGGTATCTGTCCAGGACTCGCGTTCCCAGTTCATGAACCGCCAACTCGCTCGCGAACGGCTGTTATTGGCACTACAGAACAGGCACCAGGAAGCAAAGGATGCTGAAAAGCATCGGCGGGCAAAATTACGCCGCCAGCAAGCCAGGCGGCCAACCGGGTTGAAGGAAAGAATCCTCGAATCTAAACACCGTCGCTCCAAAGTGAAACGCGATCGCAAATGGTCTTCTGATTAG
- a CDS encoding rhomboid family intramembrane serine protease: MIGNLEGEARARTFGDYLYALGIDNQVEVEKDDSWAVWIHNEEHLDKAKSLLVQYMQNPEEPRFRATAAAAEDRREQKRKEQIAYEKRLKERRHLFRPLTTYGFGPLTFILICASVVVFIFSKGGDNKQAIMDLFITRFEIVGGYIHWQAGLPEIRHGEVWRLITPMLIHFGFLHIFFNMLWLRDLGSMIEGRQSSLTLAILIVVFAAGSNLGQYLASSPDFGGMSGVVYGLMGYIWIRGKRDPGSGLYLHNSTVVMMIIWFFLCLSGMIGNIANTAHAVGLIMGISWGYLSSLRHR; this comes from the coding sequence ATGATTGGGAATTTGGAAGGGGAAGCGAGGGCTCGGACCTTTGGCGACTACCTGTACGCGTTGGGGATAGATAATCAGGTGGAAGTGGAAAAGGACGATTCGTGGGCAGTGTGGATTCATAACGAAGAGCATTTGGACAAAGCAAAGTCGCTCCTGGTCCAGTACATGCAAAATCCAGAGGAGCCCAGATTTCGCGCCACGGCCGCAGCAGCTGAAGACCGAAGGGAGCAAAAGCGCAAGGAACAGATCGCGTACGAAAAGAGATTGAAGGAGCGCAGGCATTTGTTCCGGCCATTGACCACCTACGGGTTTGGACCGTTAACGTTTATTTTGATCTGCGCCAGCGTGGTTGTTTTTATCTTTTCAAAAGGCGGTGATAACAAGCAGGCAATCATGGATCTGTTTATTACCCGCTTTGAAATAGTTGGCGGTTATATACATTGGCAGGCGGGGTTACCAGAGATTCGACATGGGGAGGTGTGGCGGCTAATCACTCCCATGCTAATACATTTCGGGTTCCTTCATATTTTCTTCAACATGCTTTGGTTGCGTGATCTTGGCAGTATGATTGAAGGGCGGCAAAGCAGTCTGACCCTTGCGATTCTGATCGTCGTGTTCGCCGCTGGTTCAAACCTTGGCCAGTATCTCGCTAGCAGTCCAGACTTTGGAGGAATGTCCGGCGTTGTTTATGGCTTAATGGGGTATATTTGGATCCGAGGTAAACGTGATCCGGGCTCAGGCCTGTACCTACATAACTCTACGGTGGTTATGATGATTATTTGGTTTTTCCTTTGTCTTAGTGGCATGATAGGAAACATTGCGAACACAGCACATGCCGTCGGCTTGATCATGGGGATCTCGTGGGGGTATTTATCAAGCCTTAGGCACCGATGA